The Pediococcus inopinatus region TTCGTAAATTTTTGCGCCAAAAGCCACCCTTAATGAATTTTGGTTCATAAGAAATAATAAAAGCGTCTGGATTGTTGGCCTCGATAAAGTTGTAGAGATGTTGTTCTCGTTTACGAGGGGTTAAGATTTCAAATTCTAAGCGAGCACCTTCACGTCCTTGGGCATTTTTGACAGTTACACCATAACCTTCGTCACGGATGTTTTCAGCAAACTTTTTGCTTTCGTCCGTTTTAGGTAGAATGACATTTACATTCAATAATCCGAGGCGTAGTCTGTCCTCCAGCCAGGTTCCAAAATAAATACCGGCGCCATAACCGAGGGCGTAAGCAGCAATATTCCAGACATTATTAAGTTTGCTTAACACCAAGCTTAAACCCACCACGTAGGTCACAATTTCTGCAATCGAAAGTAAGGAAGCCCATAGTTTATAGCCTTTCATCTCTAAAAGAGTTCGGATAGTGTTCATGGTAATGTAAGCAAAACTAAGGGTAAAAATAAGTGCAAGTTGTCCGTAATTCATGGTGCGGGCCTTCTTTCAAGAAATTTGAATATTAGGAAAGTATACCAAAGTGCAAGGAAATCATGCAAGGTGTTTGGAAGTGAATTTTTGTTAAAATCACTAAAAGACGTTTGCTTGTTCTTATCTCAATCAATTGATAAGATTAAGAAAAAAGTAGAGGAAGTTTTCGCAATCAAATTTAATTTTAAAAAACTTCAACAAAAAAGTATCGCAGCGGGATTTAATATTGACTTTCACATCTTTGATCAGATTGATTCGACTAACTCAGAGGCCAAACGAGTGGGTCGGCAACTTGAACGCATAACCCAGCCGCAAATTTTTATTGCGAATCATCAAACAGCAGGATATGGACGATTAAAACGTGATTTTTATTCACCTGAAGACAGTGGCTTATACATTAGTTTTTTAATTCCAGTGGTGGGGAAGACATTTAATCCGGGATTATTGACAACAATGACTGCGGTGGCCAGTGCAGAAGCGATTCAAAAACATTTTTCGGTTCAGTTGCAGATCAAATGGGTAAATGATTTGATTTTAAATAAGCGAAAAGTGGGCGGAATTCTGGCTGAGGCAATCACTGATCCGATAACCAATCAATTAGCAGGAGTGGTGATCGGGATTGGTGTAAATTTATATACCCAATCTTTTCCAGCAGAGATTCAACAAATTGCGACCTCTTTAAGTGATCAAGCGGAGGCTAAGGACCAAACGGACTTTTTGGCTGATTTTGTGAATAACTTTTTAAACCACCTAAAAACTTATCAAAACGCAGATTTTATGTCGAAGTATCGGCAGCTATCATCTGTAATTGGCCAGCAAGTTCAAGTTCAGTTTCAAAATAAGACCGTTGTTGGCGTCGTTGAAACGATTGATGACCAAGGAAGACTAATTTTACAAACCACACAACAAAGGCTAGTCATCTCAAGTGGCGAAATTATTCACGTAAGTCCAACTAAATCCAATTAAAAAAGCGTTCGGAAATTAATTTTCCGGACGCCTTTTTATTTATTTGATTGGTAAAGTTATTTTGCATTGATTAATTTGTAATGAATATTGTAATTCTTGGTTACCACGAACAGTTGTTGCAAAATCAGTTGCATAAACGACTAAGCCAAGCTGGTGACCAGCTAACAAATGGTAAAAAGTGGGTTGTAAATCGACGGTCAAATCATAAAAATCATTTGCCTTCAGTTCATCTACTTGATAAGCATTATGACGATTTTGCAAATTAATATGGCCCTTGGTAATCATCTTCCAAGGGGTGGCCTCTTTTTGCAAGGTGAACTCGCGGAGATTATCACGACGCCAATCATAAGCACCACTCAATGATTTTCCTGCTAGAATCGTTGGGCTTACGGTGAGGCGTTTGGCATCGCCGTAATCAACCAACTGAAAACTCAGCATTCCAAATGGTTCGTTGACGGCTACACGA contains the following coding sequences:
- a CDS encoding DUF2179 domain-containing protein, which codes for MNYGQLALIFTLSFAYITMNTIRTLLEMKGYKLWASLLSIAEIVTYVVGLSLVLSKLNNVWNIAAYALGYGAGIYFGTWLEDRLRLGLLNVNVILPKTDESKKFAENIRDEGYGVTVKNAQGREGARLEFEILTPRKREQHLYNFIEANNPDAFIISYEPKFIKGGFWRKNLRKRVQKQNRNIE
- a CDS encoding biotin--[acetyl-CoA-carboxylase] ligase, translated to MLKSLKDVCLFLSQSIDKIKKKVEEVFAIKFNFKKLQQKSIAAGFNIDFHIFDQIDSTNSEAKRVGRQLERITQPQIFIANHQTAGYGRLKRDFYSPEDSGLYISFLIPVVGKTFNPGLLTTMTAVASAEAIQKHFSVQLQIKWVNDLILNKRKVGGILAEAITDPITNQLAGVVIGIGVNLYTQSFPAEIQQIATSLSDQAEAKDQTDFLADFVNNFLNHLKTYQNADFMSKYRQLSSVIGQQVQVQFQNKTVVGVVETIDDQGRLILQTTQQRLVISSGEIIHVSPTKSN